Proteins from a single region of Gambusia affinis linkage group LG12, SWU_Gaff_1.0, whole genome shotgun sequence:
- the si:dkey-29d8.3 gene encoding uncharacterized protein si:dkey-29d8.3, whose protein sequence is MKDNSLPRIVVILLSAVVYVAVLVINALAGAGRGPFHFSTGNVSARYDTDITPAGWTFSIWGVIYTWLTLMVIYITLYVFRGSWAQCLLPYAFYFSWLSNMLLNVTWLMLWDKELMLAALVVLMLMVFTNYSTLFFVCCATNYYGLWLQSYHSKDLACLRILVQNGLAVYTTWSSIASLLNFSVVLQLWGVDKSTAATISLCILFAELLGWFVLENWVLDRWVRNILTVYPVVIVALVGIIYRHSNLTDPTPNTIFMVVQLVVACILFVSRVCSVIWRNKWRPLHSSGSARLIVSPLDGHKFGIFN, encoded by the exons ATGAAGGACAACAGTCTGCCTAGAATCGTGGTGATTCTCCTTTCTGCAGTGGTTTACGTCGCTGTTCTGGTCATTAACGCATTGGCTGGAGCAGGCAGAG GTCCCTTTCACTTCAGTACAGGCAATGTGTCTGCCCGCTATGATACAGACATTACTCCAGCTGGTTGGACCTTCTCCATCTGGGGAGTTATCTACACATGGCTCACCCTGATGGTCATTTACATCACTTTATATGTTTTCAGAGG GTCTTGGGCTCAGTGTCTGCTACCCTATGCCTTTTATTTCTCCTGGCTGTCCAATATGCTGCTGAACGTGACGTGGCTCATGCTGTGGGACAAGGA GTTAATGCTCGCAGCTTTGGTTGTGTTGATGCTGATGGTCTTTACCAACTACAGTACCTTGTTCTTCGTTTGCTGTGCTACAAATTACTATGGACTGTGGTTACAGTCATACCATAGTAAGGATCTGGCCTGCCTCAGAATCCTG GTCCAGAACGGCTTGGCTGTTTATACCACATGGAGTTCTATTGCCTCTCTGCTCAATTTCTCTGTGGTTCTTCAACTGTGGGGTGTTGACAAGAGCACAGCAGCAACCATTTCTTTGTGCATTCTTTTTGCAGAGTTGTTGGGATG GTTTGTCCTGGAAAACTGGGTGCTGGACCGCTGGGTGCGCAATATTCTGACAGTGTATCCTGTGGTTATTGTGGCTCTGGTTGGAATCATCTACAGGCATTCTAACCTGACTGACCCCACTCCAAACACTATTTTTATGG TGGTACAACTGGTGGTAGCCTGCATCCTGTTTGTTTCACGAGTCTGCTCAGTCATCTGGAGGAACAAGTGGCGGCCTCTACACTCATCAGGTTCAGCCCGACTAATTGTGTCCCCACTTGATGGTCACAAGTTTGGGATCTTTAACtaa